The segment tttatgaTATGTACAAGGCAATATTCTGTAATGGTTTTCCCAATGGCTTTTACAAGTCTGAGAAAGAGCTTAAAAATGGATAATGGTGTCAGAATCCTCATAAAATAGAGAGAATGCTGAAGAAGAAGCAAGAATGGAAAAAATACTGCACATTCTTCTGCAGCTGGAATGTTACAGTAAATTATTCATCCTGTCAAGAATCTGTTTCTTAGGAGGTCTCTCTTCAttcgtctctctctctctctctctctctctcaatcttTTTATAAGGTTAAAAGTGGCATGGAACACACTGGATTTCTAGCTGCACTTGGACTAAAATCCACTACACTCTCTCCAGccatctcctctctctctctctctctctctctctcactctctctttttGTCCCTCTTTTGTGGTTGTCTACCATTCTCTTAAACAATAAAGtggttttcatttaaaaaaattcaaaaaatgtGTTGCTCTCATGAACCGACACTGCTAATGCCGGTGTTTTCTGCTGTATTTTGTAAGACTAGAATGAACACTCACAATTTGAGCTTACCAGCATTCTATTTTTAGTTGTATTCAATGCTTTGCTTTGATAAAAGGAATTCCTTGGAGGCCACATATCTAAAAAATGTCCAGACTCTGTCTTTTATATTATGTGATTTGCGAGTTTGCAAACATCTTCATTCTGAATGTGAATGAGGTGCTTTTGATTGGCGGCTCTTTAGTCTTAATCTGCTAAGAGGGCTCTCCAGAGGGCTAGAATTGGGAGGATGGGGTAAGAGAGAAGGCGTTCAGGGTGTTGACCCACGCACTAATGGAAACGGTCTGTTGAATGATCCCACTTCTGGCACCATTGGACAACAGCTGGGCCCTTGGAAGGCTCAGACCCAAAAAAGACAATTTTGGAAACAGGCATTCATACTGGTAATGTTTGAAAGATAGAGCCCTGAGATCCCTACAGACCATTTGTGGGCAGTAACAGACCAGTCGGCTCATAGTAACACAATTAAGTTgttgccaaaaaaactaaatatatacTTGAGAAAATGTGAATGAATGTCCAGATTTAGACTGTTAGTAAATGTTGTCATATACCATCAGCTGACGTTACACAATTCTGATTGATTGGCAATCctttgttgatgttttatttttttttttttttttttattgtgaagtTCACCTTCATATTCTCCTTCAAGCAACTTGCAATGGTAACAAGCCTGTGTGTTTCTGTTTCTCCACAGCTGCCAGGATCCCTGAAGAGGAAATTGACTGGGGCTGTCGAGAGTTCTGCATCGCTAAACGGGGTCTCTGACACGTCTATGACCCAGGGAAGTGGCAAACGACCATGTCTGGAGGATGTCACCCTGGCAATGGGCCCCAGCTACCCTCAGCCCCCGTTTCCATCTGGGATGGGCAACCAGGGGAGTGTTCTGGAAGCTAACCGACTGAACAGTAACAACAACAATTTGGGCTCTCCGTATTCCGTACCCCCGAATACTAGTCCTGGATCAACCCCAGGGAACGCCGGAGGCTCAGGGGGCTTGACGAGTAACTTCAACCCAAATGGGAGTTCAGCCACACCTTCAGTGGAACAGGAACTGCAGGAGATTTTAGATGAACTTACAAAGAATCCTGATCCCTCTTTACCAGAGCTTGACATTGAGAAGATCTTAGGAAAAGAAAGCGATGACCAGGCAAACAGTGCTGGAGGTTTTGTCCACCCGGAGGGTAACGGCACCCCTAAAAGATCCCCACAGAGACAATCGCACCTGGAGGCCCACCTAACTCAGTCCCCTGGTTTCTCTCAATCTGGTTCCCCTCAAGTGGGTCCAAGTCCTGCTGGGGCACCATATACGCTACCACACCCTTCCAAACCAGTCCCGTCTCCACTTTCAGCATCACCCCTATCGTCCTCATCTTCACAAGGGCAAAATCAGGCACGGTCACCCATGCTTTCTGCCGCCCTATCGAGCCGGGCTGGATCCAACTGGCATGAGGTGTCACGGGCCCAACAGCTTCAGCAGATGGCGTCAAATAATAAGCACCATTCTAACAGCAGTGGTGGCCCCCCACCTGCACAGTCAGGGTTGTCTGGATTGGGCCAGCAGAGTACTTCCTGGGCTGGTCCCTCTCCACCCTACCGACCAGGGGATAAACTGCCTAACTCATCACCTCATCAGCAGCCCTTCAGCCCAGCAGGTAATATTCAGAGCCCCCAGAGCTCTCTAATCTCTAGCATGGCTCCAGCCCCATCCACCGGACCTTCACCACCCTACAGGCCAGAAAAGCTTGCCAGCCCAGCAATTGCTCAGCCTCCTTTCAGCCCCCAGAACAGCCTTCTGTCTGGAAATGCCCCACCAGGCGTTTCGGGCACTGCAATCCAAGGTTCTCAGGCAAGTTATCTTCCTGGTGTGGCTCCAACATCAAACAACACTCGACCATCGCCTCCTTACAGACCAGATAAACATCCGAGCCCAGCTGGGCAATGCCAACCAGGAACACAACCTCCCACACAAGGACATCTTTTCAACTCTCAAAATAATCAAGCACCTGCAATGTCTAGTCAGCTGTTCAAAGCCATCACATCCAACCAGCCACCGAGTAGCCTCAAGCTCCTCATGCAGGCACAGGGAAAACCCTCACAGCTGCAACTAAACAAGACCACCACAGCTGGTATGGGTCCAGAACCGTACTCCTTCAACAACACCAAGCCATTACGACATTTTGACCCCGATCCCTCTGTTGCCAAACTGGGTCCTCTAGCTGTGGGAGTATACCGCAATGCTAGCATGCAGCCCACAACGGCCACATCGGCCacaggacatggacatcttctGCCACAGCGCATGCAAAGGGGCATGCCAACTGGTGGTATCGTGCCTCACTGCAGAGATGTGAGTACCATCACTTGCTTGTTAAACTGATGTGTAGAATGTCATATATTTTGCAAATAATATCAGACAGCTAGTATAAAAgtcaacttttagaatgaactTTAGGAGTTTTGTTACCTTGAGGATTAGTGGTTTCCCCATGTGTaacttcaggtgttttttaaaaTTGGGAAAATAGAACAGTCTCTGGCAGTTTATAGAAGTTTCAATATAGTGTATGAAGCTGTACTTGAGTTGACTTTCCAAAGTGTAAACTTTGTAGCTCGTagatgatttcaaaacactcttTTTGTAAGAGTTATCCACCATGTCAGTTTCTGGATGATGTGTGAGTTCAGGGCAAGATTATGGGAGCAGACAAGAGCAGGGTGGAAGGAGATTATTTCTGTGCCACTAACGGTGCAGAACTGACACGCTTTACCTTTAAGTGCAGGAAATGGATGACttctgttgttgttattttcGCAGACTGTAATGTGtctatatttttgtttcataGAGTTGACAGTTGTGTAAGGGTGGAACTCCTACAGCGGTTCAGACTGTAAGGTTTGCCGAGCGACTAAAGAAACTTTATCAGTAAGATGTtagaaaactgtacatttcttgtctattaccacccactgcaacttataccaacgacggaaataagcgcagttacaatagcaaaatatgtgggagagcgttgctatagtgtgacaatattgtattgcaatagggagcacattaatgttaatactaaaacaaaaatagttagcacatcatttgtaattgaaagggtttaatgacaatatctgattatggttacacttaaaataattacaaaatagatgtatgagatAATAAAATCATATACCATTAATCGTACCCAGCATGTATGAAAAAgttacctgagagagagaaagagaaatagagaaagagagagtgaaagaggaaGAGGGCAAGAGAGTGCCCGAGATCCAAGAAAAGAAGAGCATAGAAAAGAGACCAGAGCAACAGTTAAAATCttcttttatcccttccttgaccatgtgactgaaactcaaatgtgagacattcaaactgaccaatcagaagatttaaacttcccccactgtactaaaggtgtgaccattTGTAGACCCCCGATGTACATACATCTTGGCCTACAGGGCTTGATCACTATCAACACCTTTGAGCCTTCCAAATGGCCCTTGGCAAGAGAGAgttgaaacagtaaagcaaatgtctttgttcattttaaaatatctttagatATTTTCAATTCTTACAGTCCCTCCTTGGCACCGTTGGCCACACTCATGTGTCAAAAGGTGGCACAATCCATGAAGACATGCTTTCTGTTGTGTGTAGATGTCAACTTCAGACTTCTTGTCCAGACTTGTTGCAATAGCAGTCGGTCAGTCTTCAGTCTTTGTTCTCCTTTCAGTCCTGCATGAGAAGGTCCATCAAATGGTGTTGCACCATTCATAGATATGCAAATCGTCCATCGAACA is part of the Chanodichthys erythropterus isolate Z2021 chromosome 11, ASM2448905v1, whole genome shotgun sequence genome and harbors:
- the si:ch73-211e3.1 gene encoding mastermind-like domain-containing protein 1 isoform X1; amino-acid sequence: MLLVSQRLDSPRMDPLLPGSLKRKLTGAVESSASLNGVSDTSMTQGSGKRPCLEDVTLAMGPSYPQPPFPSGMGNQGSVLEANRLNSNNNNLGSPYSVPPNTSPGSTPGNAGGSGGLTSNFNPNGSSATPSVEQELQEILDELTKNPDPSLPELDIEKILGKESDDQANSAGGFVHPEGNGTPKRSPQRQSHLEAHLTQSPGFSQSGSPQVGPSPAGAPYTLPHPSKPVPSPLSASPLSSSSSQGQNQARSPMLSAALSSRAGSNWHEVSRAQQLQQMASNNKHHSNSSGGPPPAQSGLSGLGQQSTSWAGPSPPYRPGDKLPNSSPHQQPFSPAGNIQSPQSSLISSMAPAPSTGPSPPYRPEKLASPAIAQPPFSPQNSLLSGNAPPGVSGTAIQGSQASYLPGVAPTSNNTRPSPPYRPDKHPSPAGQCQPGTQPPTQGHLFNSQNNQAPAMSSQLFKAITSNQPPSSLKLLMQAQGKPSQLQLNKTTTAGMGPEPYSFNNTKPLRHFDPDPSVAKLGPLAVGVYRNASMQPTTATSATGHGHLLPQRMQRGMPTGGIVPHCRDDQGAGMVPHLQDAPSAVPRQPQGSSYNLMLKNQLINKQIQQQQEKQRQMEQMNGGHITDCQQVAPFQGPGRPLPPECGGYPMGASQQSNSTMLSHSGPLTTNRMGLSSGSVSQMGSSVGGYMCSKGSKQPLCHPSQDFGMAMQPGQSMMGMGGPPRQPLHPAHSVTRPGMPCPNLPGGPVPTHHLRQALHQGGALPSRMMFPSQQQPTSQSQLWQHQQGVQPHMDPSNHQHPFPAGGAPPGCGGPQFPQRSGMAGMPANFPGSRPPPNQVAPGLVGRPDQKMPTAQPLSSMSQQSLRMRGPLSALAVMKPGGPSMMHPAHGMAPPSYQTASASKHCSPQGYNPGHKLPSYDYTPQHHSNGAMTGGLQGPGGGGGADVDFIDTLVGNNEDWLNNLTMIDEYLEQNS
- the si:ch73-211e3.1 gene encoding mastermind-like domain-containing protein 1 isoform X2, whose amino-acid sequence is MTQGSGKRPCLEDVTLAMGPSYPQPPFPSGMGNQGSVLEANRLNSNNNNLGSPYSVPPNTSPGSTPGNAGGSGGLTSNFNPNGSSATPSVEQELQEILDELTKNPDPSLPELDIEKILGKESDDQANSAGGFVHPEGNGTPKRSPQRQSHLEAHLTQSPGFSQSGSPQVGPSPAGAPYTLPHPSKPVPSPLSASPLSSSSSQGQNQARSPMLSAALSSRAGSNWHEVSRAQQLQQMASNNKHHSNSSGGPPPAQSGLSGLGQQSTSWAGPSPPYRPGDKLPNSSPHQQPFSPAGNIQSPQSSLISSMAPAPSTGPSPPYRPEKLASPAIAQPPFSPQNSLLSGNAPPGVSGTAIQGSQASYLPGVAPTSNNTRPSPPYRPDKHPSPAGQCQPGTQPPTQGHLFNSQNNQAPAMSSQLFKAITSNQPPSSLKLLMQAQGKPSQLQLNKTTTAGMGPEPYSFNNTKPLRHFDPDPSVAKLGPLAVGVYRNASMQPTTATSATGHGHLLPQRMQRGMPTGGIVPHCRDDQGAGMVPHLQDAPSAVPRQPQGSSYNLMLKNQLINKQIQQQQEKQRQMEQMNGGHITDCQQVAPFQGPGRPLPPECGGYPMGASQQSNSTMLSHSGPLTTNRMGLSSGSVSQMGSSVGGYMCSKGSKQPLCHPSQDFGMAMQPGQSMMGMGGPPRQPLHPAHSVTRPGMPCPNLPGGPVPTHHLRQALHQGGALPSRMMFPSQQQPTSQSQLWQHQQGVQPHMDPSNHQHPFPAGGAPPGCGGPQFPQRSGMAGMPANFPGSRPPPNQVAPGLVGRPDQKMPTAQPLSSMSQQSLRMRGPLSALAVMKPGGPSMMHPAHGMAPPSYQTASASKHCSPQGYNPGHKLPSYDYTPQHHSNGAMTGGLQGPGGGGGADVDFIDTLVGNNEDWLNNLTMIDEYLEQNS